A region of uncultured Desulfobacter sp. DNA encodes the following proteins:
- a CDS encoding thiamine pyrophosphate-dependent enzyme: MAYDDPLFLGMLGMHGTPVANLAMARADLIIALGIRFDDRATGKMEAFCADAAVIHVDVDESEIGKIRNASLGVCGDAATVLAKILPRMDTFTREGWHGEIGSLNAPAPAAVEIKNPSHPSGIIRYIGNRAPENAIVATDVGQHQMWTAQAYPVRHPRSLLMSGGLGTMGFGVPVAMGAAFANPHKKIVCITGDGSFLMNLQELATLAEHELNVTIVLMDNGYLGLVRQQQEMFYSNHVFASKFTRSPDFSAIAHGFGIRTWDAGINGSNRSAIDEALAFQGPSLVVVPIDGTTNVYPMVPPGASNLEMIQEA; encoded by the coding sequence CATCGCGCTGGGAATCCGTTTCGATGACCGCGCCACCGGCAAGATGGAGGCCTTCTGCGCTGATGCCGCCGTGATTCATGTGGATGTGGATGAAAGTGAAATCGGCAAGATCCGGAACGCTTCCCTGGGGGTTTGCGGGGATGCCGCCACCGTGCTGGCAAAGATACTGCCGCGAATGGATACCTTCACCCGGGAGGGCTGGCACGGTGAGATTGGGTCCTTGAATGCCCCGGCTCCAGCAGCGGTCGAGATCAAAAATCCGTCCCATCCGTCCGGCATTATCCGCTATATCGGGAACCGGGCCCCGGAAAACGCCATCGTGGCCACCGACGTCGGCCAGCACCAGATGTGGACAGCCCAGGCTTATCCTGTCCGCCATCCAAGATCCCTTTTAATGTCCGGGGGACTGGGCACCATGGGCTTTGGCGTGCCCGTCGCCATGGGAGCCGCCTTTGCAAACCCTCATAAAAAAATCGTCTGCATCACCGGGGACGGGTCCTTTCTGATGAATCTCCAGGAACTTGCCACCCTTGCGGAACATGAACTCAACGTCACGATTGTTCTGATGGACAACGGGTACCTGGGTCTGGTCCGCCAGCAGCAGGAGATGTTTTACAGCAATCATGTATTTGCTTCGAAGTTCACGCGGTCACCGGATTTTTCCGCCATTGCCCACGGGTTTGGAATCCGGACCTGGGATGCCGGGATCAACGGATCGAACCGTTCCGCCATAGATGAGGCACTGGCATTTCAGGGTCCGTCGCTGGTGGTTGTTCCCATTGACGGGACCACCAACGTTTACCCCATGGTCCCTCCGGGGGCGTCCAATCTCGAAATGATTCAGGAGGCATAA
- the ilvN gene encoding acetolactate synthase small subunit translates to MYDTIVELTVRNHPGVMSQITGLFARRNFNLEGILCRPEGDGGLSRMRLMIYTDERTEQLVKQLSKLYDVISVSIRQDKEPSNKEPSKYRQLFEGCWD, encoded by the coding sequence ATGTACGATACGATTGTCGAGTTGACGGTCCGGAACCACCCGGGCGTCATGTCACAGATTACAGGGCTTTTTGCCCGGAGAAATTTCAACCTGGAAGGGATTCTCTGCCGTCCGGAAGGCGATGGGGGCTTAAGCCGGATGCGTCTGATGATCTATACCGATGAGCGCACGGAGCAGCTGGTCAAGCAGCTTTCAAAACTTTACGATGTGATTTCTGTTTCAATCCGACAGGACAAGGAGCCGTCAAACAAGGAGCCGTCAAAGTACCGGCAGCTTTTCGAGGGCTGCTGGGATTAG
- a CDS encoding diguanylate cyclase, which produces MVLAAAFFITMNLSGPRVWAGPEAGKGVLDLRDLDLQKTGPVKLDGEWQFCWNRLLDPDSREWSDPDLIGFYPVPRFWTAYPGRNFPAAGCATYRLIVKISGKNKSLVLQTPELFTEYCLWINGRLIRQNGMLPGEPVGFLKPDILAFSPDTDDVEIVLQMKNRRHGNAGIAQSFILGTEKQMYRKFMISTSMEIMLISTCLFAGFYHTIIFLFRQKEKELFYFGLFCFMVALRTLFTGNTLISWIIPDLPFDIASRLSTVTIPCCAILFQFFSYFFFQKDLPRFFFWLMTAVHIIYAGCIPFVSTMAYSVIFKYYLVAVGASVLFVLYINLKAIVNKTAFAMLFLSGSMVLAAGVANDMLHYLQVINTGYYLALFFLGFILIHSLMLAIKFSREHRTVAMLSEKLKVVDRLKDEFLANTSHELRTPINGIIGVAESLIHGAAGPLSGEARQNLGLIVSSGKRLSTLINDILDFSKLRHNDILMSKTSQDLRQMVCVVMTVIKSTTPNKAIQLINDIPKDAPFVYGDENRLQQILYNLIGNGVKYTEKGYVRVRAIPGTDTMEVRVEDSGIGIDPSLTERIFNSFEQGDGSIEREYKGTGLGLPITKKLVELHGGKIRVESEPGKGSCFIFTLPQVAANGKKAKGINFESTHLSSILHFPEASCPLPNIRTGNCSKKVLIVDDEAVNGQVLLNYLGIKKLGAEFVPSGRLALERIKTSRFDLVLLDIMMPRMSGYEVCRKLREQYSTFELPIIFLTAKNQPGDIVTAFDVGANDYIVKPVDKTELLARIDTHISLKYAASKAIENARLANIDPLTGLYNRRYFMNFGNREFETAKRKKGSLSVIMIDIDHFKKVNDRYGHDIGDRVLKQVASIIRENLRATDIPGRYGGDEFMIILPGTDITGAIPVADKIRAVFGKKIFAVKGAANLKLTLSLGVAHYSDSIESFDEMLKETDEMLYKSKKDGRNRISYPAAV; this is translated from the coding sequence ATGGTTCTGGCCGCTGCATTTTTTATCACAATGAACCTGTCCGGCCCCCGGGTCTGGGCAGGGCCTGAAGCCGGCAAAGGGGTTTTAGATTTAAGAGACCTGGATTTGCAAAAAACCGGGCCGGTGAAACTTGACGGAGAGTGGCAATTCTGCTGGAACAGGCTTCTTGATCCTGATTCACGGGAATGGTCAGATCCTGACCTGATCGGTTTTTATCCGGTTCCCCGGTTCTGGACAGCCTATCCGGGCCGCAACTTTCCAGCCGCGGGATGTGCCACGTACCGGCTTATTGTAAAAATATCCGGAAAAAATAAGAGCCTGGTATTACAGACCCCGGAACTGTTTACGGAATACTGTCTGTGGATCAATGGCCGGTTGATTCGGCAAAACGGTATGTTGCCGGGCGAACCGGTCGGGTTCCTCAAACCGGACATCCTGGCCTTTTCCCCTGATACGGATGATGTGGAAATTGTCCTGCAGATGAAAAATCGCCGCCATGGAAACGCGGGGATTGCCCAAAGTTTTATTCTCGGTACGGAAAAACAGATGTATCGAAAGTTCATGATCAGCACATCCATGGAAATCATGCTCATTTCCACTTGTCTGTTTGCCGGATTTTACCACACCATCATCTTTTTATTCCGGCAAAAAGAAAAAGAACTTTTTTATTTCGGTTTGTTCTGTTTCATGGTTGCCCTCAGAACCCTGTTCACGGGCAATACCCTGATTTCCTGGATCATTCCCGACCTGCCCTTTGACATCGCATCAAGACTCTCAACAGTCACGATTCCCTGTTGTGCCATCCTGTTTCAGTTTTTCAGCTACTTTTTTTTTCAAAAAGATCTTCCCCGGTTTTTTTTCTGGCTGATGACGGCTGTTCATATTATCTATGCCGGCTGTATCCCTTTTGTATCCACAATGGCTTACTCCGTTATATTCAAATATTATCTGGTGGCGGTGGGGGCCAGCGTTTTGTTTGTCCTTTACATTAACCTGAAAGCGATTGTGAACAAAACAGCTTTTGCCATGCTCTTTTTATCCGGAAGCATGGTTCTTGCTGCAGGGGTTGCCAATGACATGCTGCACTACCTGCAGGTGATCAATACAGGGTATTACCTGGCCCTGTTTTTTCTTGGATTTATTCTGATCCACTCCCTCATGCTGGCCATCAAATTCTCACGGGAGCACAGAACGGTTGCCATGCTGTCTGAAAAACTCAAGGTTGTTGACCGTCTCAAAGATGAATTTCTTGCCAATACCTCCCATGAATTGAGAACCCCTATCAACGGCATCATCGGCGTGGCCGAATCCTTGATTCATGGCGCTGCAGGCCCGCTTTCCGGGGAAGCCCGGCAGAACCTCGGCCTTATTGTCTCAAGCGGGAAAAGACTTTCAACGCTCATTAATGATATCCTGGACTTTTCAAAGCTGAGACACAACGATATCCTGATGTCGAAAACATCCCAGGATTTAAGGCAGATGGTCTGTGTTGTCATGACCGTTATAAAATCCACGACTCCAAACAAAGCCATTCAATTAATTAATGATATCCCCAAGGATGCGCCCTTTGTCTATGGAGATGAAAACAGGCTTCAGCAGATCCTGTATAATCTCATCGGGAACGGTGTAAAATATACGGAAAAAGGCTATGTCAGGGTCCGGGCCATCCCTGGGACAGATACCATGGAGGTCCGGGTTGAGGATTCGGGGATTGGTATTGATCCTTCATTAACAGAACGTATTTTCAACTCCTTTGAGCAGGGCGACGGTTCCATTGAACGGGAATACAAAGGAACCGGACTGGGGCTTCCCATCACGAAAAAACTGGTGGAACTGCACGGCGGCAAAATCCGGGTTGAATCAGAGCCAGGCAAGGGGTCCTGTTTTATATTTACGCTCCCGCAGGTTGCCGCCAATGGGAAAAAGGCAAAAGGGATTAACTTTGAGTCAACGCATTTAAGCAGCATTCTTCATTTTCCCGAAGCCAGCTGCCCCTTACCGAATATCCGCACCGGCAATTGTTCAAAAAAAGTGCTCATCGTGGATGACGAAGCGGTAAACGGCCAGGTTCTGCTCAACTACCTGGGGATAAAAAAACTGGGGGCCGAATTCGTACCAAGCGGGCGTCTGGCCCTGGAAAGAATCAAGACCAGCCGGTTTGACCTTGTGCTTCTTGATATCATGATGCCCAGAATGTCCGGGTATGAGGTCTGCCGGAAGTTGAGAGAACAATATTCCACGTTTGAGCTGCCCATCATATTTTTAACGGCAAAAAATCAACCCGGTGATATTGTCACAGCCTTTGACGTGGGGGCCAATGATTATATCGTAAAACCGGTGGACAAAACCGAACTGCTGGCCAGAATTGATACCCATATTTCCTTGAAATACGCTGCGTCCAAAGCCATTGAAAACGCCCGGCTGGCCAATATCGATCCCTTGACAGGGCTCTACAACCGAAGATATTTCATGAATTTCGGAAACCGGGAATTTGAAACGGCAAAGCGTAAAAAAGGCAGTCTGTCCGTTATCATGATAGACATTGACCATTTTAAAAAAGTCAATGACAGGTATGGCCACGATATCGGAGACAGGGTGTTAAAACAGGTGGCATCCATCATCCGGGAAAATCTTCGGGCAACCGATATCCCGGGACGGTATGGCGGGGACGAATTCATGATCATTCTCCCCGGAACCGACATTACGGGCGCCATCCCTGTTGCCGACAAGATACGCGCCGTTTTCGGAAAAAAAATCTTTGCTGTAAAGGGCGCCGCCAATCTGAAACTGACCTTGAGCCTGGGTGTGGCCCATTACTCAGACAGCATTGAATCCTTTGACGAAATGCTGAAAGAGACCGATGAGATGCTATACAAATCCAAAAAGGACGGGCGCAACCGTATTTCATATCCCGCTGCTGTTTAA
- a CDS encoding tRNA (cytidine(34)-2'-O)-methyltransferase yields the protein MIELNIVLLEPEIPQNTGNIGRTCNAMGACLHLIEPLGFSIEDKYLKRAGLDYWKELNVKSYSNYTDFLARNPQGQKIFLSKKATIPCDRFCYSDNIYLIFGKESVGLPEKMLKENKNSCVRVPMSSCARSLNLANTVAIISYEVMRQHSFVGLDIGNIR from the coding sequence ATGATTGAATTGAATATTGTATTATTGGAGCCTGAGATACCTCAGAACACCGGAAACATTGGCAGAACATGTAATGCTATGGGTGCTTGCCTGCACCTGATAGAACCATTGGGGTTTTCCATTGAGGATAAATATTTAAAGCGTGCCGGACTTGACTACTGGAAAGAACTCAATGTTAAATCATACAGCAACTATACTGATTTTCTTGCCCGAAATCCCCAGGGGCAGAAAATATTTCTTTCAAAAAAAGCGACAATACCATGTGACCGGTTTTGTTATTCAGATAATATTTACCTTATTTTTGGAAAAGAATCCGTGGGACTTCCTGAAAAGATGCTAAAGGAAAATAAGAATTCCTGTGTCAGGGTCCCCATGTCTTCCTGCGCCAGATCTTTAAATCTGGCCAACACTGTAGCCATCATCAGTTATGAGGTAATGCGACAACACTCTTTTGTAGGATTAGACATCGGAAACATCAGGTGA